A genomic stretch from Telopea speciosissima isolate NSW1024214 ecotype Mountain lineage chromosome 7, Tspe_v1, whole genome shotgun sequence includes:
- the LOC122669087 gene encoding monothiol glutaredoxin-S9-like, with product MEKVMRLASEKGVVMFSKSSCCMCYAVKILFHELGVSPMVHELDQDPEGREMERALMRMGCSTPIPVVFIAGELVGSTNEVMSRHLSGTLVPLIKPYQAMS from the coding sequence ATGGAGAAGGTGATGAGATTGGCTTCAGAGAAAGGAGTGGTGATGTTTAGTAAGAGCAGTTGTTGCATGTGTTATGCTGTTAAGATTCTATTCCATGAACTTGGGGTGAGTCCTATGGTTCATGAGCTCGATCAAGACCCCGAAGGAAGGGAAATGGAGAGGGCACTCATGAGGATGGGTTGTAGCACGCCTATACCAGTTGTGTTCATTGCTGGTGAGTTGGTGGGATCAACAAATGAAGTTATGTCACGTCACCTCAGTGGCACTCTTGTTCCATTGATCAAACCATATCAAGCTATGTCTTAA